CGCATGAGGAGGACAGGGGGCGGGGATGGTGAGTAGTATGGACGGGTTGGTAATGGGCTTGATGGCCCTGGCTCCGCTGGACGACATCCTGCCGCCCGGCTTCCTGAGCCTGCGCACCCTGCTGTTCGCAGTTGCCTGCTACGTCTACGGCTCGATACCGTTCGCCCTCATCTTCACACGCCTGTTCTCGGGACAGAGCGTCTCCGGGAAGGGAACGGGCAACATCGGTGTCGCCAACGCGTTCGGCGTAGGTGGGCTGCAGGCCGGTTTCCTCACAGTCGCCGGCGAGACATCAAAGGTGGTGCTGCCGGTGGCCCTCGCCAGGTACTACTACGACGGCGACATCACGGTCTCACTCGCGCTGGTGTTTGCCGCCGTGCTCGGGGCGAGCTTCTCCATCTTCCTTAGAGGCAAAGGGGGTATGGCAACCACCCTGCTCCTCTTCGCGCTTCTCGCCCTCTCGCCTTTCTCGCTACTCGCCTTTGCCAGCGGGGCTGTCATCCTGCTCCTGACCACAAAGAGGTCCGATGTCACGGCCATCGGCAGCTACGTGCTGCTTCCCGCCGGGCTCTTCCTGATTGAGCGGAGCATCCCTTTCCTCGTGTTCGGGGCACTGGTCGCGGTACTCTATTGCAGCCGGTACCGGCGGGCACGGAGCGACTACGCGTTCTACGTGAGGGGCGGCAGGCGTTTTCTGCCGGGCGTCAGGACACGGTATGTGGTCCCACTCTCCAGTGCAGACCAGCCGGCTGTCGTCGGCCTGAAAGCGCGCAATCTGTGTTTCCTGGAAAGGGCGGGGTTTAGCGTGCCGAGAACACACGTTTGCACGTTCCGGGCATTTGATGACCATGCCAGCGGCGTCACCGACGTTCGTTCTCAGCTGCAGAAAGAGCTGAAGCGACTGGTGGATGAGGAGCGCAGCTACTGCGTACGGTCGTCGGCGAGCCTGGAAGATAAGGCCTATCACTCGTTTGCGGGCCAGTTTGAGAGCTACCTGAATGTACGCTCGGTCTCGAGCGTCGTAGAGGCTATCGAGCACGTATGGGCATCGCTCGCAGGAAGCAGGGCACGGTCCTACCTTCACCGCATGGGACAGTCGTCCAGGGACGCGCAAATGGCGGCCATCATTCAGGAGATGGTGTCTGCCCAGCTCTCAGGCGTAGTCTTCACCAAGAATCCCGTGAGTGGTATGGATGAAATCATCGTGGAGGCTGTCCCTGGGTTCGGGGACGCCCTCGTCCAGGCGGGTGTCACTCCGGACAGGTGGGTCTACAAGTGGGGAAACTGGCTCGAGGTGCCCCACGCGGAGGAGAAAGTCCCGGCGGTCATTACCCAGGTGGTACAGCAGGCGAGGCGGATAGCCAGAAAGTACGGCAGGCCCGTAGACCTGGAGTGGGCCTACGATGGCAAAGAGCTGTACTGGCTGCAACTGAGGGAGATTACCACACTGAGTGGCGTAAACGTATACTCAAACCGGATATCGAGAGAGTTCATGCCGGGCATCATAAAGCCTCTTGTCTGGTCAGTAAACATACCCGTGGTCAACTCATCATGGAAGAAGCTGCTCGTCGAGCTGGTCGGTGGCGCGGCACGGGAGATTAACATCGACAGACTTGCCAAGAGCTTCTACTACCGGGCCTACTTCAACATGGGGGTGGTTGGCGACCTGTTTGAACTGCTGGGGATGCCCAGAGAGACGATCGAGATTCTCACCGGCATAGAGGTACCCGGCCACGATGCGCCCAGGTTCAGGCCGGGCTTGAAAGCAGCCAAGTACATCCCCAGAATGGTCCTCTCCGCGTCGCGGAAGATGGTCTACGCCGTGAGGATGGAGAAGCTCGTCAAAGCCCAG
The DNA window shown above is from Dehalococcoidales bacterium and carries:
- a CDS encoding glycerol-3-phosphate acyltransferase — protein: MVSSMDGLVMGLMALAPLDDILPPGFLSLRTLLFAVACYVYGSIPFALIFTRLFSGQSVSGKGTGNIGVANAFGVGGLQAGFLTVAGETSKVVLPVALARYYYDGDITVSLALVFAAVLGASFSIFLRGKGGMATTLLLFALLALSPFSLLAFASGAVILLLTTKRSDVTAIGSYVLLPAGLFLIERSIPFLVFGALVAVLYCSRYRRARSDYAFYVRGGRRFLPGVRTRYVVPLSSADQPAVVGLKARNLCFLERAGFSVPRTHVCTFRAFDDHASGVTDVRSQLQKELKRLVDEERSYCVRSSASLEDKAYHSFAGQFESYLNVRSVSSVVEAIEHVWASLAGSRARSYLHRMGQSSRDAQMAAIIQEMVSAQLSGVVFTKNPVSGMDEIIVEAVPGFGDALVQAGVTPDRWVYKWGNWLEVPHAEEKVPAVITQVVQQARRIARKYGRPVDLEWAYDGKELYWLQLREITTLSGVNVYSNRISREFMPGIIKPLVWSVNIPVVNSSWKKLLVELVGGAAREINIDRLAKSFYYRAYFNMGVVGDLFELLGMPRETIEILTGIEVPGHDAPRFRPGLKAAKYIPRMVLSASRKMVYAVRMEKLVKAQRAAFDEYQCVDLEKLSEVEALDRIEGLMRTTSEASYHVIVSRLLAGLVNTLLKKAFSTGDLPLDGPGRDREKKALRDIDVGYHLARLYDVYQGLPEKAKRQVSRTPFHELARIPELGEFVLGVREFLSRFGHLSESGNDFSGLTWQETPDLVLQMVVSHQRSAVQQVNRQEMVAPARGPVRRALLKTIRTRIVRLRTSTERMNFVYGFGYALLRPYFMRLARLFREAACIDEEDDIFYLTLDEVREIVRSGRMSSQIGARLLQRKHEVRQYDDVSLPEVIVGDTPLSVSTRVAMSHRLRGIAVAKGYCEGPVKVVRGLEDFGKVGTHDIVVIPFSDVSWTPFLSNATGIISASGGMLSHCAVVAREYGIPAVVSVPGAMELKDGTFVAVDGLKGEIVVLQQQ